From the genome of Triticum aestivum cultivar Chinese Spring chromosome 3B, IWGSC CS RefSeq v2.1, whole genome shotgun sequence, one region includes:
- the LOC101290665 gene encoding gibberellin 2-beta-dioxygenase 3, whose translation MVVLAKGELEQIALPAAQPPLAHVRAIDLSAAPGPGRAAAARALVSACEEQGFFKVTGHGVPPELVRAAEAAAAEFFALPQAEKEAAAGRPLGYGSKRIGVSGDLGWIEYVMLGVTPAGALPAASFTSWTLPCAGAAVASLSEPPCPLRDLLEEYAAAVRRMACGVLELMAEGLGVAPADALSRLVSDAESDSMVRVNHYPPRPELQGRLLTGFGEHTDPQVISVLRSNGTSGLEICARDGSWTAVPPDADSFFVNVGDALQVLTNGRFRSVRHRVVVSSERPRVSTIFFGGPPFGERLAPLRQLLGDGGRSRYREFTWKEYKSSTHKGRLATDRLCSFEN comes from the exons ATGGTGGTTCTTGCCAAGGGCGAGCTCGAGCAGATAGCGCTGCCGGCGGCGCAGCCGCCGCTGGCCCACGTCCGGGCGATCGACCTgtccgccgccccggggcccggcCGCGCGGCCGCGGCGCGCGCGCTGGTGTCCGCGTGCGAGGAGCAGGGCTTCTTCAAGGTGACCGGCCACGGGGTGCCGCCGGAGCTCGTGCGCgccgcggaggcggccgcggcggagTTCTTCGCGCTGCCGCAGGCCGAGAAGGAGGCCGCCGCGGGCCGGCCGCTCGGGTACGGCAGCAAGCGGATCGGCGTCTCCGGCGACCTCGGGTGGATCGAGTACGTCATGCTGGGGGTCACCCCCGCCGGCGCGCTGCCCGCCGCCTCCTTCACGTCCTGGACATTGCCGTGCGCGGGCGCCGCCGTGGCGTCACTGTCCGAGCCCCCCTGCCCCTTGCG GGATCTTCTGGAGGAGTacgcggcggcggtgcggcggatGGCGTGCGGCGTGCTGGAGCTGATGGCGGAGGGGCTGGGGGTCGCGCCGGCGGACGCGCTGTCGCGGCTGGTGTCGGACGCGGAGAGCGACAGCATGGTCCGGGTGAACCACTACCCGCCGCGGCCGGAGCTGCAGGGCCGCCTCCTGACGGGGTTCGGCGAGCACACGGACCCGCAGGTCATCTCCGTGCTCCGCTCCAACGGCACGTCCGGGCTGGAGATCTGCGCGCGCGACGGCTCCTGGACCGCCGTGCCGCCCGACGCCGACTCCTTCTTCGTCAACGTCGGCGACGCCCTGCAG GTGTTGACGAACGGGAGGTTCAGGAGCGTGAGGCACAGGGTGGTGGTGAGCAGCGAGAGGCCGAGGGTGTCCACGATCTTCTTCGGGGGCCCGCCGTTCGGCGAGAGGCTGGCGCCGCTGCGCCAGCTGCTAGGGGACGGCGGCCGGAGCCGCTACAGGGAGTTCACCTGGAAGGAGTACAAGAGCAGCACCCACAAGGGCAGGCTCGCCACCGACCGCCTCTGCAGCTTCGAGAACTAG